In one uncultured Devosia sp. genomic region, the following are encoded:
- a CDS encoding GntR family transcriptional regulator, producing MAEAARNFFAEGPVVLPSGGPLYLQLRRWIEDAIHSGAVNPGDALPSERDLATRVDVSRVTVRKAVLQLVKDGVLVQRHGSGTFVAPITQRVEQSLSQLTSFTEDMARRGMAVRAEWLDRGLYLPSPEETVILGLGAGEQAARISRLRLTGETPLAIERASLSSHVLPDPQAIADSLYKHLDKSGNRPIRAIQRIRAANLGEEDAALLRVPEGSAGLNIERTSYLASGRVIEFTRSIYRGDTYDFVAELRLGDHPGAKS from the coding sequence GTGGCTGAGGCCGCCAGAAATTTCTTTGCCGAAGGTCCCGTCGTGCTGCCGTCTGGCGGTCCGCTCTATCTCCAGCTGCGCCGCTGGATCGAGGACGCCATCCACTCGGGCGCCGTCAACCCCGGCGATGCGCTGCCCTCGGAGCGCGATCTGGCCACCAGGGTCGACGTCTCCCGCGTCACAGTCCGCAAGGCGGTGCTGCAGCTGGTTAAGGACGGTGTCCTGGTGCAGCGCCACGGCTCGGGCACTTTCGTTGCCCCGATCACCCAGCGCGTTGAACAGTCACTGTCTCAGCTCACCTCCTTTACCGAGGACATGGCCCGTCGCGGCATGGCCGTGCGCGCCGAATGGCTCGATCGCGGCCTCTATCTGCCGTCGCCCGAAGAGACCGTGATCCTGGGCCTTGGCGCCGGCGAGCAGGCTGCCCGCATTTCGCGCCTGCGCCTGACGGGAGAAACCCCGCTCGCCATCGAACGCGCCAGCCTGTCGTCCCACGTCCTGCCGGACCCGCAGGCCATCGCGGATTCGCTCTACAAGCACCTCGACAAGTCGGGCAATCGTCCCATTCGCGCCATCCAGCGCATCCGCGCCGCCAATCTGGGCGAGGAAGATGCGGCGCTTTTGCGCGTGCCCGAAGGTTCGGCCGGCCTCAATATCGAGCGCACCTCCTATCTAGCATCGGGCCGCGTCATCGAATTCACCCGCTCCATCTATCGGGGCGACACCTATGACTTCGTCGCAGAGCTCCGCCTGGGCGATCATCCCGGAGCCAAATCATGA
- a CDS encoding SDR family oxidoreductase, with the protein MNQINRIAVVTGGSSGIGKAAALGFAKAGYEVAICGRRAEALQAVATETGGHWAECDVTDPHAVAHFFAGVKERYGRVDVVFNNAGRFAPAVSFGDLDVVTWQEMVATNLNGAFYVAREAFRMMRDQSPQGGRIINNGSISAYVPRPGAASYTATKHGITGLTKAISLDGRAFSIACGQIDIGNAATDMTSHMNSGSLQPNGTMMPEPTMNVADVVEGLLYMAGLPLSANVQFMTVMATNMPYIGRG; encoded by the coding sequence ATGAATCAGATCAACAGGATCGCCGTGGTGACTGGCGGGAGTTCGGGAATCGGCAAGGCGGCAGCGCTGGGATTCGCAAAGGCGGGCTATGAAGTCGCCATTTGCGGGCGGCGGGCGGAGGCGCTGCAGGCGGTCGCCACGGAGACGGGTGGCCACTGGGCCGAGTGCGACGTTACCGATCCGCATGCGGTGGCGCATTTCTTTGCCGGGGTGAAGGAGCGCTATGGCCGGGTGGACGTGGTGTTCAACAATGCCGGGCGGTTTGCGCCGGCGGTGTCCTTTGGCGACCTGGATGTCGTGACCTGGCAGGAGATGGTCGCGACCAATCTCAATGGCGCCTTCTATGTGGCGCGCGAGGCGTTCCGGATGATGCGCGACCAAAGTCCGCAGGGCGGGCGGATCATCAACAATGGCTCCATCTCGGCCTATGTGCCGCGCCCGGGGGCGGCCTCCTATACGGCGACCAAGCATGGCATTACCGGGCTGACCAAGGCGATTTCGCTCGATGGTCGGGCGTTCAGCATTGCCTGCGGGCAGATCGATATCGGCAATGCAGCGACGGATATGACCAGCCATATGAACAGCGGTTCGCTGCAGCCCAATGGTACGATGATGCCTGAGCCGACCATGAATGTGGCGGATGTGGTCGAGGGATTGCTCTATATGGCGGGGCTGCCGCTCAGCGCCAATGTTCAGTTCATGACGGTGATGGCGACCAACATGCCATATATCGGCAGGGGCTAG
- the nagA gene encoding N-acetylglucosamine-6-phosphate deacetylase, giving the protein MSDLLAITGAAIFDSETWHHDAALMVEFGHVSGIVSADDVPANADRVRLDGGMLVPGFIDLQVNGGGGVLFNNAPTVESIRTICAAHAQFGTTALLPTLITDTVDVNIAAMQAGADAEGQGVPGFLGLHLEGPHLSLSRKGTHDPALIRPMDDADLARLIAARKTLGNLLVTVAPETVNPQQIAALTQAGIVVSLGHSDAGIDTASAAFAAGASMATHLFNAMSQLGNREPGMVGAVLTHPDIHAGLIADGIHVHPAAIKIALATMTGPGKLFLVTDAMSQTGTGLTELTLNGRTITRADGALRLADGTLAGADLDMIDAVNFMHREIGLPLGEALRMAALYPAQAMGIADQYGHLHPGARASFVHLGDAQDMRATWIGGTKVWAA; this is encoded by the coding sequence ATGAGCGATCTCCTCGCCATCACCGGCGCCGCTATTTTCGATTCCGAGACCTGGCACCATGATGCGGCGCTGATGGTGGAATTCGGCCATGTCAGCGGCATCGTCAGCGCAGATGATGTTCCGGCCAATGCGGACAGGGTGCGCCTCGACGGCGGCATGCTCGTGCCTGGCTTCATCGACCTGCAGGTCAATGGCGGTGGCGGCGTGCTGTTCAACAATGCGCCGACGGTGGAGTCCATCCGCACGATCTGCGCCGCCCACGCCCAGTTCGGCACCACGGCGCTGCTGCCCACGCTGATCACCGATACGGTGGACGTGAATATCGCCGCCATGCAGGCCGGGGCCGACGCAGAGGGGCAGGGCGTTCCCGGCTTCCTTGGCCTTCACCTCGAAGGCCCCCATCTGTCGCTGTCGCGCAAGGGCACCCACGACCCGGCGCTGATCCGCCCCATGGACGACGCCGACCTCGCCCGCCTGATCGCTGCGCGCAAAACGCTAGGCAATCTGCTGGTCACCGTCGCGCCCGAAACCGTCAATCCGCAACAGATCGCCGCTCTCACTCAGGCTGGAATCGTGGTCAGTCTCGGCCATTCCGACGCCGGCATCGACACCGCCAGCGCCGCCTTCGCCGCCGGCGCCAGCATGGCCACCCATCTGTTCAATGCCATGAGCCAGCTCGGCAATCGCGAGCCCGGCATGGTCGGCGCCGTGCTGACCCACCCCGATATCCACGCCGGCCTCATCGCCGACGGCATCCACGTCCATCCCGCTGCCATCAAGATCGCTTTGGCCACCATGACCGGGCCCGGAAAGCTCTTCCTCGTCACCGACGCCATGTCCCAGACCGGCACCGGCCTGACCGAGCTCACCCTCAACGGCCGCACCATCACCCGCGCCGACGGCGCCCTGCGCCTCGCCGACGGCACCCTGGCCGGCGCCGACCTCGACATGATCGACGCCGTCAATTTCATGCACCGCGAAATCGGCCTCCCGCTCGGCGAAGCCCTCCGCATGGCTGCGCTCTACCCCGCCCAGGCCATGGGCATCGCCGACCAATACGGCCACCTCCACCCCGGCGCCCGCGCCAGCTTCGTCCATCTCGGCGACGCGCAGGACATGCGCGCCACCTGGATCGGCGGGACAAAGGTGTGGGCGGCCTAG
- a CDS encoding ABC transporter permease subunit: MTVSDQIGSVTPVRRRPFGLLLVATPVLLVAWLVIWPIISAMIQTFWVPMPDGGKGFSAESYQFFFSDPYSLSNLSMTLWTTGVCAVLLLVVCLPIALYLRFSNSRVAAYVQGLAIFPMFVPSIILSFAFIRVLGPNGTVDLLLNGMGLPKIRSPYLTPWGPVIGLVWDNIPLTVLILLSGLGSVSNQAVEAARDVGAGKIALLWHIILPRISNSMLVAISFAVLGIFSSFTLPYILGPAAPEMMGPFMQRTFRELLQPNTAITQAVITFGFCIVFGLFYVRSVAKNRTP; this comes from the coding sequence ATGACCGTCTCGGACCAGATCGGGTCCGTCACGCCAGTGCGCAGAAGGCCTTTTGGCCTCCTGCTTGTCGCCACGCCGGTGCTGCTCGTTGCCTGGCTGGTCATCTGGCCGATCATCTCCGCCATGATCCAGACTTTCTGGGTGCCGATGCCCGACGGTGGCAAGGGCTTCTCGGCCGAGAGCTACCAGTTCTTCTTTTCCGACCCCTATAGTCTTTCCAATCTGTCGATGACCCTGTGGACCACGGGCGTCTGCGCGGTGCTGCTGCTGGTCGTCTGCCTGCCGATCGCGCTCTACCTGCGCTTTTCCAATTCCAGGGTTGCCGCCTATGTGCAGGGCCTCGCCATCTTTCCGATGTTCGTGCCCTCGATCATCCTGAGCTTTGCCTTCATTCGTGTGCTCGGCCCCAATGGCACGGTGGACCTGCTGCTCAATGGCATGGGCCTGCCCAAGATCCGCTCGCCATACCTCACGCCCTGGGGGCCGGTGATCGGGCTGGTCTGGGACAATATCCCGCTGACTGTGCTGATCCTGCTTTCGGGTCTGGGCAGCGTGTCCAACCAGGCGGTGGAGGCAGCGCGCGATGTGGGTGCCGGCAAGATTGCGCTGCTGTGGCATATCATCCTGCCGCGCATTTCCAATTCGATGCTGGTGGCGATTTCCTTTGCCGTGCTGGGCATTTTCTCGTCCTTCACCCTGCCCTATATCCTGGGGCCTGCGGCGCCGGAAATGATGGGGCCCTTCATGCAGCGCACATTCCGCGAGTTGCTGCAGCCCAATACGGCGATCACGCAGGCCGTCATCACCTTCGGCTTCTGCATCGTCTTCGGGCTCTTCTATGTGCGCTCCGTCGCCAAGAACAGGACGCCGTAA
- a CDS encoding SRPBCC family protein yields MTALPTQDTERDLVLTRVLNAPRDKVYRCWTEPELIKQWFAPKPWSTPKVEQDLRVGGGNVVTMADEQGNEFPNPGQYLEIVPNEKLVFTDAYVGDWEPSEKPFFTAILTFEDAGGGKTKYTAVARHWTAEDAENHKKMGFHEGWGLCAAQLEELAARI; encoded by the coding sequence ATGACCGCCCTTCCCACCCAGGATACCGAACGTGACCTCGTTCTGACCCGCGTGCTCAACGCGCCGCGGGACAAGGTTTACCGCTGCTGGACCGAGCCGGAGCTGATCAAGCAATGGTTTGCGCCAAAGCCCTGGAGCACACCCAAGGTCGAGCAGGATTTACGGGTCGGCGGCGGCAATGTGGTGACCATGGCGGATGAGCAGGGCAATGAATTTCCCAATCCTGGCCAGTATCTGGAGATCGTGCCCAACGAGAAACTGGTGTTCACCGACGCCTATGTCGGGGACTGGGAGCCGTCGGAAAAGCCGTTCTTTACCGCCATCCTGACCTTCGAGGACGCAGGCGGGGGCAAGACGAAATACACCGCCGTCGCGCGTCACTGGACGGCTGAAGACGCCGAAAACCACAAGAAGATGGGTTTTCATGAAGGCTGGGGCCTCTGTGCCGCGCAGCTGGAAGAACTTGCCGCGCGCATCTGA
- a CDS encoding extracellular solute-binding protein, whose amino-acid sequence MKRRDFMLAAGATAGALMLPRMSFAAEGVIDIYFSSDQNVIDFWTNTVKPGFEAANPGITLNLVDGGDGAGVGAIADRALAALGTDADPQADLFEGFDTRVTVDGIEKGLYVDFETAGLSNYSKINPLAFDIPTNMPYRGSQVLLAYDTTKLDPANVPKTWPDLVAWIKANPGQFIYNRPNKGGSGSNFVRRAIFEANGKDPSKFAVDNFTPELGESSLNPAWDILKDLAPSLFDGGAYTSGNTQSIQLLSQSAVTMIPAWSDQALSAIQQGVLPETTGLVQLQDLGLPGGFTKLAVVSNGVNKDAALKLADFLLTEEIQSAVLTELGGFPGVSWDYVSAELRERFADIIPESIPTFPGGDWETAVNDGWYRAVAPNVDPNS is encoded by the coding sequence ATGAAACGGCGTGATTTCATGCTCGCTGCCGGCGCAACTGCCGGCGCCCTGATGCTGCCCCGCATGTCCTTTGCCGCCGAAGGCGTCATCGACATCTATTTCAGCTCGGACCAGAATGTCATCGACTTCTGGACCAATACCGTGAAGCCGGGTTTCGAGGCCGCCAATCCTGGCATTACCCTCAACCTGGTTGACGGTGGCGACGGCGCAGGCGTTGGCGCCATTGCCGACCGCGCCCTGGCGGCTCTCGGCACCGATGCCGACCCGCAGGCCGACCTATTCGAAGGCTTCGACACCCGCGTGACCGTCGATGGCATCGAAAAGGGCCTCTATGTCGACTTCGAAACGGCTGGCCTGAGCAATTACTCGAAGATCAATCCGCTGGCCTTCGACATCCCGACCAACATGCCCTATCGCGGCTCGCAGGTCCTTCTGGCCTATGACACCACCAAGCTCGATCCGGCCAATGTTCCCAAGACCTGGCCAGACCTTGTTGCCTGGATCAAGGCCAACCCCGGCCAGTTCATCTACAACCGTCCCAACAAGGGCGGTTCGGGCAGCAATTTCGTTCGCCGCGCCATTTTCGAAGCCAATGGCAAGGATCCGAGCAAGTTTGCCGTCGACAATTTCACGCCGGAACTGGGCGAGTCCTCGCTGAACCCGGCTTGGGACATCCTCAAGGATCTGGCTCCTTCGCTGTTCGATGGCGGCGCCTATACCTCGGGCAATACCCAGTCGATCCAGCTGCTGAGCCAGTCCGCCGTGACCATGATCCCGGCATGGTCGGACCAGGCCCTGTCGGCCATCCAGCAGGGCGTGCTGCCAGAGACCACCGGTCTCGTGCAGCTGCAGGACCTTGGCCTGCCGGGCGGCTTCACCAAGCTGGCCGTGGTCAGCAATGGCGTCAACAAGGATGCAGCGCTCAAGCTGGCCGATTTCCTCCTCACCGAAGAAATCCAGTCGGCCGTGCTGACCGAACTGGGCGGCTTCCCGGGCGTCAGCTGGGACTATGTCTCGGCCGAGCTGCGCGAGCGCTTTGCCGACATCATTCCGGAATCGATCCCGACCTTCCCGGGCGGCGATTGGGAAACTGCCGTCAATGACGGCTGGTACCGTGCCGTTGCGCCGAATGTGGATCCCAATTCGTGA
- a CDS encoding ABC transporter permease subunit translates to MAATLTKSRVDWTGIVFAVVLTLIIVFPLVVVGTWAFTNVWRYPSVIPQEFGLRFWNQTLARADVWTSISTSLTLSFTVTALSAAICLPAAYAFARLDFPGRNLLFFSFLAGHAFPKFGLLVAIAGIFLQLNLIGSFWGVVLIQLVGTLLFMIWIPVAAFQAVDRRMEEAARDVGASPLRVFWSITLPQAGPTIAAAILLSFVGTFYETEGAWLIGAPQVRTLPVLMISFINNQPVIQYGAVLSVLLWVPSFIALMFARKVVNSGSFARGFGG, encoded by the coding sequence ATGGCCGCAACCCTTACCAAAAGTCGCGTGGACTGGACCGGCATTGTCTTTGCCGTGGTGTTGACGCTGATCATCGTTTTTCCGCTGGTCGTGGTCGGCACCTGGGCCTTCACCAATGTGTGGCGCTATCCTTCGGTCATCCCGCAGGAATTCGGCCTGCGCTTCTGGAACCAGACCCTCGCGCGAGCAGATGTGTGGACCTCAATTTCCACCAGCCTGACGCTCTCCTTTACGGTGACGGCGCTTTCCGCCGCCATCTGCCTGCCGGCCGCCTATGCCTTCGCGCGGCTGGACTTTCCGGGCCGAAACCTGCTGTTCTTCTCCTTCCTCGCTGGCCATGCCTTCCCCAAGTTTGGCCTCCTGGTGGCGATTGCCGGCATTTTCCTCCAGCTCAATCTCATCGGTTCGTTCTGGGGCGTGGTGCTGATCCAGCTGGTGGGCACGCTGCTGTTCATGATCTGGATTCCGGTCGCGGCTTTCCAGGCGGTGGACCGGCGCATGGAGGAAGCGGCGCGCGATGTGGGCGCTTCGCCCCTCCGCGTCTTCTGGTCGATCACCCTGCCCCAGGCCGGGCCGACCATTGCGGCGGCCATCCTGCTCAGCTTCGTCGGCACCTTCTACGAGACCGAAGGCGCCTGGCTGATCGGCGCGCCGCAGGTGCGTACCCTGCCCGTGCTGATGATCTCCTTCATCAATAACCAGCCCGTCATCCAATATGGCGCGGTGCTCTCCGTGCTGCTCTGGGTGCCCAGTTTCATCGCGCTGATGTTCGCCCGCAAAGTGGTGAATTCCGGCTCGTTCGCCCGCGGTTTCGGCGGTTAG
- a CDS encoding SIS domain-containing protein — protein sequence MSTQTFMRQEVDAIPGVVANFLDQSGTVLDAAAAALRERNPALVATVARGSSDHACSYLKYAIELTLGLPVASIGPSIASIYGKDLKLDRAATIAISQSGKSPDIVGMTQSARRSGATTIAITNTAGSPLDEASDFTVDLHAGLEKSVAATKTFATSVVAGLALIARWSGDEALGAAVNALPETLEKAVACDWSDMITALDGHNALYVLGRGPGFAIANEAALKFKETCNIQAESYSAAEVMHGPVAIVTEGYPVLGLAARDAAEASVADMAHKLAGQGALAFLTSSRPGAARALPFAATGHPLTDPLALIVSFYGFVEALSRHRGLNPDVPPALKKVTETV from the coding sequence ATGAGCACCCAAACCTTCATGCGCCAGGAAGTCGATGCCATTCCCGGCGTCGTCGCCAACTTCCTCGATCAAAGCGGCACGGTCCTTGATGCCGCAGCGGCAGCCCTGCGTGAACGCAACCCGGCGCTGGTGGCGACGGTCGCCCGCGGCTCGTCCGACCACGCCTGCTCTTATCTCAAATATGCCATCGAACTGACGCTGGGCCTGCCGGTCGCCTCCATTGGCCCCTCCATTGCCTCCATCTATGGCAAGGATCTCAAGCTCGACCGCGCCGCTACCATTGCCATCTCCCAGTCTGGCAAGAGCCCCGACATTGTCGGCATGACCCAGTCGGCCCGCCGCTCCGGCGCCACCACAATTGCCATCACCAATACTGCCGGGTCCCCGCTCGACGAGGCTTCGGACTTCACCGTGGATCTGCATGCTGGCCTCGAAAAGTCTGTCGCCGCCACCAAGACCTTCGCCACATCCGTGGTCGCCGGCCTGGCCCTCATCGCCCGCTGGAGCGGCGACGAAGCGCTGGGCGCCGCCGTCAATGCCCTGCCGGAAACGCTGGAAAAAGCCGTCGCCTGCGATTGGTCGGACATGATCACCGCGCTCGATGGCCACAATGCCCTCTATGTGCTGGGCCGTGGACCGGGCTTTGCCATTGCCAACGAGGCGGCGCTGAAATTCAAGGAAACCTGCAACATCCAGGCCGAATCCTATAGCGCCGCGGAAGTCATGCACGGACCCGTCGCCATCGTCACCGAAGGCTATCCCGTGCTCGGCCTTGCCGCCCGCGACGCCGCCGAAGCCTCGGTCGCCGACATGGCGCACAAACTGGCCGGGCAGGGCGCCTTGGCCTTCCTCACCAGCAGCCGCCCCGGCGCCGCAAGGGCATTGCCCTTCGCCGCCACCGGCCACCCGCTGACCGACCCGCTGGCGCTGATCGTTTCCTTCTATGGCTTCGTCGAGGCCCTGTCGCGCCATCGCGGCCTCAACCCCGACGTGCCGCCAGCCCTCAAGAAGGTCACCGAAACCGTATGA
- a CDS encoding YciI family protein, with protein sequence MRYFMSIMPPPDLKPEQIPQGLMDAMGPWMEKSLANGTLISTGGLKPATEGKRLIGAAGEIVITDGPFAESKEVVGGYAVFEAADLESAASLASAFMQMHIDHGLSNMVLELREIAGGANY encoded by the coding sequence ATGCGCTATTTCATGAGCATCATGCCGCCGCCGGATCTGAAGCCGGAGCAAATCCCGCAAGGATTGATGGATGCGATGGGGCCGTGGATGGAAAAAAGCCTGGCGAACGGGACGCTCATTTCCACCGGTGGCCTGAAACCCGCAACGGAAGGCAAACGCCTGATCGGAGCAGCAGGCGAGATCGTCATCACAGACGGCCCGTTCGCGGAATCGAAAGAAGTCGTCGGCGGCTATGCGGTATTCGAGGCTGCAGATCTGGAAAGTGCCGCATCGCTGGCGAGCGCGTTCATGCAAATGCACATCGACCACGGCCTTTCCAACATGGTTCTGGAACTGCGGGAGATTGCTGGTGGCGCAAACTACTAA
- a CDS encoding OmpA family protein, with the protein MIRDLIKWVVPGLATVLAGTSLTLAMTSTDMAEDLTTRAQAAMTQSGQDWAELTLDGRDLKLTGTTTSAANVQTAIARLDATPAIGTIVTDTTLAPMAKPYLFTAEVMEQGPLISGSVPDSRTRDMLAAKIHDAPSALDLRSGMPERTAFVAGASFAIDNLKYFDKGGITLSDTTLNLNGRAASEKAFRDLQIVMRAGAPAGLTLGDVRITPALVEPYSWSATFDGKTIAVTGFVPDDASVDRYRAADVSGIPVATGLALGSGEPRDFAERSMLLLTQLAKLEHGSATILGDESSLTGAPPSVEIAQAVTDSLQGANSIVTLDAPRIADYWMSATRQAGSAIIFDGYAPDEATRKALGAHANADITYLKLGRGAPERYQSAVDYGLAALDRMSEGRFSLRDNVMTLTGTAASLTDYQTIRATLSDGAPQGLVLAMSDIKSPLTTDYGWSASKSGGVVTLSGRVPSPEIETAFLAEAGPNATTNMVYASGEPANFIASAEQALELLSLLEDGEVYYARGAWTLTGTPASPAARNDIETRFADGTLAAAGWSMALAAPVMAADSTPEPSPATPSADSEIAETPAVAVVRTPIIVPQPEAVPEPEPPAEPAVVAQAPAPVETPAIEPAPSQPEPASAPSDPAQPAVVLRPAIATPEPAANADISACAAPIAQFSARNAIFFASGAARIAAESDVALDELAVDLAACPNATVHIEGHTDTDGDAGQNMALSVSRAEAVVNALIQRGVSANRLYAVGYGETMPIADNATPEGKRMNRRIVVTVKAGE; encoded by the coding sequence ATGATCAGGGACCTCATCAAATGGGTCGTGCCGGGACTGGCCACCGTCCTCGCCGGAACCAGCCTCACTCTGGCGATGACTTCGACCGACATGGCCGAAGACCTGACCACAAGAGCGCAAGCCGCCATGACCCAATCCGGTCAGGACTGGGCTGAGCTGACGCTTGATGGTCGTGATCTCAAGCTCACCGGCACCACGACATCTGCCGCCAATGTCCAAACCGCCATCGCCCGCCTCGATGCCACGCCCGCTATCGGCACCATCGTGACCGACACCACGCTCGCCCCCATGGCCAAGCCCTATCTTTTCACCGCCGAGGTGATGGAGCAGGGGCCTCTGATCTCCGGCAGCGTTCCGGATAGTCGAACTCGGGATATGCTGGCGGCGAAAATCCACGATGCGCCAAGCGCTCTGGACCTGCGCTCCGGCATGCCCGAACGCACGGCCTTCGTCGCCGGCGCGAGTTTTGCCATCGATAACCTCAAATATTTCGACAAGGGCGGCATCACCCTCAGCGATACCACGCTCAATCTGAACGGACGCGCCGCGTCGGAAAAAGCATTTCGCGATTTGCAGATTGTCATGCGGGCAGGGGCGCCCGCCGGTCTCACCCTGGGCGATGTCAGGATAACCCCGGCATTGGTCGAGCCCTATAGCTGGAGCGCCACGTTCGACGGCAAGACCATCGCCGTCACCGGCTTTGTCCCCGACGATGCCAGCGTCGATCGCTATCGCGCCGCGGATGTTTCGGGCATTCCCGTTGCCACCGGACTGGCGCTCGGCTCTGGCGAACCACGAGACTTTGCAGAGCGTTCCATGCTTTTGCTCACCCAGCTTGCGAAGCTGGAGCATGGCTCTGCAACCATCCTCGGCGATGAAAGCAGCCTGACTGGTGCCCCGCCATCTGTGGAAATCGCCCAGGCTGTGACCGATAGCCTGCAGGGCGCCAATAGCATCGTGACCCTCGATGCCCCGCGCATTGCCGACTACTGGATGAGCGCCACGCGCCAGGCTGGGAGTGCGATCATTTTCGACGGCTACGCGCCGGACGAAGCCACTCGCAAGGCCCTCGGTGCCCATGCCAATGCCGATATCACCTACCTCAAACTCGGCCGCGGCGCGCCCGAGCGCTATCAGTCGGCTGTAGATTATGGTCTTGCCGCACTCGACCGCATGAGCGAAGGCCGCTTCTCCCTGCGCGACAATGTCATGACCCTGACCGGCACGGCGGCGTCGCTCACCGACTACCAGACCATCCGCGCCACCCTGTCCGATGGCGCGCCGCAGGGCCTGGTTCTCGCCATGTCCGACATAAAATCGCCGCTGACCACCGACTATGGCTGGTCCGCCAGCAAGTCCGGCGGCGTCGTCACCCTGTCCGGCCGCGTGCCCAGCCCCGAAATCGAAACCGCCTTCCTCGCCGAAGCCGGTCCGAACGCGACCACCAACATGGTCTATGCCTCCGGCGAACCGGCCAATTTCATCGCCTCGGCTGAACAGGCGCTGGAGCTGCTCTCGCTGCTCGAGGATGGCGAAGTCTATTATGCCCGCGGCGCCTGGACCCTGACCGGAACACCCGCCTCGCCAGCCGCACGCAACGATATCGAGACCCGCTTCGCCGATGGGACACTCGCAGCCGCCGGTTGGTCCATGGCCCTGGCCGCACCGGTCATGGCAGCGGACTCAACACCTGAGCCATCGCCTGCAACGCCTTCTGCCGACTCGGAAATTGCCGAGACGCCTGCTGTTGCCGTCGTCCGCACGCCGATAATCGTTCCCCAGCCTGAAGCTGTGCCCGAGCCGGAACCGCCTGCGGAACCAGCAGTGGTCGCTCAGGCGCCGGCTCCTGTCGAAACTCCGGCTATCGAGCCCGCGCCGTCTCAGCCCGAGCCCGCTTCTGCGCCAAGCGATCCGGCCCAGCCCGCCGTTGTGCTCCGTCCCGCTATCGCCACACCGGAGCCGGCCGCCAATGCCGACATTTCGGCCTGCGCGGCGCCGATCGCGCAGTTTTCGGCCCGCAATGCCATCTTCTTTGCCTCCGGTGCAGCCCGTATCGCGGCGGAGTCCGATGTTGCGCTCGATGAACTGGCGGTCGATCTCGCCGCCTGTCCTAACGCCACCGTGCATATCGAGGGCCATACCGATACCGATGGTGATGCCGGCCAGAACATGGCCCTGTCGGTTTCGCGCGCCGAAGCCGTCGTCAATGCCCTGATCCAGCGCGGCGTCTCGGCCAACCGGCTCTATGCCGTCGGGTATGGCGAAACCATGCCCATCGCCGACAATGCCACGCCCGAAGGCAAGCGCATGAACAGGCGCATCGTCGTCACGGTCAAGGCAGGGGAGTGA
- a CDS encoding N-acetylmuramic acid 6-phosphate etherase gives MSAAQTEQSHASARGFDLLPIEEAMTILARGQAEAAQAVEAAVTALAEAARLAAESIASGGRLIYAAAGSSALMALADALELPGTYGIAPEQIKVLFAGGVEMLTQLRGGPEDDEAAAQAEIEAAGVGPKDCVIALTASGSTPYPIAAVDAARAAGAKTVGISNNRDAALFVHVDVAVCLPTPPEVIAGSTRMGAGTAQKIALNMLSTMVATQLGHVHDGYMVNVVADNLKLQDRARRIVMAIAGVDETLAIKALEAAQGAVKPAVVIAAGASDLETAEALLAKHGGILRKALAALGTA, from the coding sequence ATGAGCGCAGCGCAGACCGAACAGAGCCATGCGAGCGCCAGGGGTTTCGATCTGCTGCCGATTGAAGAGGCGATGACGATTCTGGCGCGGGGCCAGGCCGAGGCCGCGCAGGCCGTCGAAGCGGCGGTGACGGCGCTGGCCGAGGCCGCGCGGCTGGCGGCGGAGAGCATCGCAAGCGGCGGCCGGCTGATCTATGCGGCGGCGGGCAGTTCGGCCCTGATGGCGCTGGCCGATGCACTGGAATTGCCCGGCACCTATGGCATTGCCCCAGAGCAGATCAAGGTGCTGTTCGCGGGCGGCGTGGAGATGCTCACACAGCTACGCGGCGGGCCGGAGGATGATGAGGCGGCGGCGCAGGCAGAGATTGAAGCGGCCGGCGTCGGCCCAAAGGATTGCGTGATCGCGCTCACCGCCAGCGGCTCGACGCCCTACCCCATCGCCGCCGTGGATGCTGCGCGGGCCGCAGGCGCGAAGACGGTGGGCATCAGCAACAATCGCGACGCGGCACTTTTTGTGCATGTCGATGTCGCCGTCTGCCTGCCGACGCCGCCGGAGGTCATCGCCGGCTCGACCCGCATGGGGGCCGGCACGGCACAGAAGATTGCGCTCAACATGCTGTCGACAATGGTGGCCACCCAGCTCGGCCATGTGCATGACGGCTACATGGTCAATGTGGTGGCGGATAACCTGAAACTCCAGGACCGGGCGCGGCGGATCGTGATGGCGATCGCCGGTGTGGACGAGACATTGGCGATCAAGGCGCTAGAGGCAGCGCAGGGAGCGGTCAAACCGGCAGTGGTGATCGCGGCGGGAGCCAGTGATTTGGAAACGGCAGAGGCTCTGCTAGCAAAGCATGGCGGAATATTACGCAAGGCATTGGCTGCGCTTGGGACCGCATAG